A genomic window from Microvirga sp. TS319 includes:
- a CDS encoding SDR family oxidoreductase, with protein sequence MKNSLEGRLAVITGAGGGIGVTMVERFRDAGARVVACDVSAEALDTLDVADREAFDLGDADACRKACARIQERVGLPDIVVSNAGYTRAETLEQVDDRAWNFELDVNLNGARNFTAPFLEPMKARGSGVFVFIASVNALAHFGNPAYAAAKAGLVAYARAIATECGRHGIRSNAICPGSVRTHAWDHRIEKDPGILDKVSRLYPLGHMVTPADVANAAVFLASPFSAGITGVALPVDGGLMAGNLPFIDAIR encoded by the coding sequence TTGAAGAACAGCTTGGAAGGCCGCTTGGCCGTCATTACGGGCGCGGGTGGCGGCATCGGCGTCACCATGGTCGAGCGGTTTCGGGACGCCGGCGCACGGGTTGTCGCCTGCGACGTCTCGGCCGAGGCGCTCGATACGCTGGACGTGGCCGACAGGGAGGCGTTCGACCTCGGCGATGCCGATGCGTGCAGGAAGGCTTGTGCGCGCATTCAGGAGCGCGTCGGCCTGCCGGATATCGTCGTCAGCAATGCGGGCTATACCCGCGCGGAGACCCTCGAACAGGTCGACGACCGGGCCTGGAATTTCGAACTCGACGTGAATCTCAACGGGGCGCGGAACTTCACTGCGCCGTTCCTCGAGCCGATGAAGGCGAGAGGTTCCGGCGTGTTCGTCTTCATCGCGTCCGTGAACGCCCTCGCCCATTTCGGCAATCCCGCCTATGCGGCGGCCAAGGCGGGCCTGGTGGCCTATGCCCGGGCCATCGCGACGGAATGCGGGCGACACGGCATCCGGTCGAATGCGATCTGCCCGGGCTCCGTGCGCACGCATGCATGGGATCACCGGATCGAGAAGGATCCCGGAATTCTCGACAAGGTCTCGCGCCTCTATCCCCTCGGCCACATGGTGACGCCCGCCGACGTGGCGAATGCGGCGGTCTTTCTCGCGTCGCCCTTTTCGGCCGGGATCACGGGCGTCGCCCTGCCCGTGGATGGCGGCCTCATGGCCGGCAACCTGCCTTTCATCGACGCGATCAGGTGA
- a CDS encoding ABC transporter ATP-binding protein — MADLHLDNVKKRYGTLEILHGIDLSVEDGEFVVLVGPSGCGKSTLLRMIAGLETVSEGEIRIGGRRANEVPPQKRNISMVFQSYALFPHMTVKDNITFGPLIRRENAEETARKLTRAASTLNLGAYLDRRPGQLSGGQRQRVAMGRSIVRNPDLFLFDEPLSNLDAKLRVQMRTEIKALHHKFESTIVYVTHDQIEAMTMADRIVVMNGGRIEQVGTPLELYDGPANVFVAGFLGSPAMSFLDATIVRSGEGISARLPDATMVPVAGSPVQDGAGVSLGIRPEHYRVDPAGPIRLVVDVIEPTGSESHIYGHVGAAEVRAVLRERIALDPGEALRLSVDPAKVHLFDAATGLRLPGA; from the coding sequence ATGGCCGATCTCCACCTCGACAATGTGAAGAAGCGCTACGGCACTCTCGAAATCCTCCATGGGATCGACCTGTCGGTCGAGGACGGCGAGTTCGTCGTTCTCGTGGGCCCGTCGGGCTGCGGCAAGTCGACCCTGCTGCGGATGATCGCCGGACTGGAGACGGTCTCCGAGGGCGAGATCCGCATCGGCGGCCGCCGCGCCAACGAGGTGCCGCCGCAGAAGCGCAACATTTCGATGGTGTTTCAGTCCTACGCCCTGTTTCCCCACATGACGGTCAAGGACAACATCACCTTCGGCCCGCTCATCCGCCGGGAGAACGCCGAGGAGACGGCGCGGAAGCTCACGCGCGCGGCCTCGACCCTGAATCTCGGCGCCTATCTCGACCGCAGGCCCGGCCAGCTTTCCGGAGGCCAGCGTCAGCGCGTCGCCATGGGACGCTCCATCGTCCGCAACCCCGACCTTTTCCTCTTCGACGAGCCGCTCTCCAACCTCGATGCCAAGCTGCGGGTGCAGATGCGCACCGAGATCAAGGCGCTGCACCACAAGTTCGAGAGCACCATCGTCTATGTGACGCACGACCAGATCGAGGCGATGACCATGGCCGACCGCATCGTCGTCATGAACGGCGGCCGCATCGAGCAGGTCGGCACGCCCCTGGAGCTCTACGACGGGCCCGCCAATGTCTTCGTCGCGGGCTTCCTCGGCTCCCCCGCGATGAGCTTCCTCGACGCGACGATTGTGCGATCGGGCGAAGGAATCTCCGCCCGCCTCCCGGACGCCACGATGGTGCCGGTCGCGGGATCGCCTGTGCAGGACGGCGCCGGCGTGAGCCTCGGCATCAGGCCGGAACACTACCGGGTCGACCCGGCAGGGCCGATCCGGCTCGTGGTCGACGTTATCGAGCCGACCGGATCGGAAAGCCACATCTACGGGCATGTCGGCGCAGCCGAGGTGCGCGCCGTGCTCCGCGAGAGGATCGCTCTCGATCCGGGCGAGGCGCTCCGCCTCTCGGTCGATCCGGCGAAGGTCCATCTCTTCGATGCCGCGACCGGCCTGCGCCTCCCGGGAGCCTGA
- a CDS encoding carbohydrate ABC transporter permease, whose translation MNSAKLRRSLVCWLILSPIVVAALFPFAVMVITALKPSTEVLTPTWWPSRLAWENFRTMWAATNFGNALRNSLYVSVLATLGSLIVSIPAAYALTRFDFKGREFYRQFLLVTQMLSPIVLVVGLFRLMVALGVIDNINAVTVVYAAFNIAFSVWMLQSYFATIPVDLEEAAWMEGAGRAKTLVKVFLPLAVPAMVVTAIFTFINAWNEFVIALTLLRSQDSYTLPIQIFSLVSGRYTVEWHHVMAATFAATIPVAIAFAWLQRFLVRGLALGAVK comes from the coding sequence ATGAACTCCGCCAAGCTGCGCCGCTCGCTCGTCTGCTGGCTCATTCTCTCGCCGATTGTCGTAGCGGCGCTCTTTCCCTTCGCCGTGATGGTGATCACGGCCCTCAAGCCGAGCACGGAAGTGCTGACGCCGACCTGGTGGCCCTCCCGGCTCGCGTGGGAGAATTTCCGGACCATGTGGGCCGCGACGAATTTCGGCAATGCCCTGAGGAATTCGCTTTACGTGTCCGTGCTGGCGACGCTGGGATCGCTGATCGTTTCCATCCCGGCGGCGTATGCCCTGACCCGCTTCGACTTCAAGGGGCGTGAGTTCTACCGCCAGTTCCTGCTGGTCACGCAGATGCTGTCGCCCATCGTCCTCGTGGTGGGGCTGTTCCGCCTGATGGTGGCTCTGGGGGTGATCGACAACATCAACGCCGTGACCGTCGTCTACGCAGCCTTCAACATCGCGTTCTCGGTCTGGATGCTGCAGAGCTATTTCGCCACCATCCCGGTCGATCTGGAGGAGGCGGCCTGGATGGAAGGGGCAGGGCGGGCCAAGACCCTCGTGAAGGTGTTCCTTCCCCTTGCCGTGCCCGCAATGGTGGTGACGGCGATCTTTACCTTCATCAATGCGTGGAACGAGTTCGTCATCGCCCTGACGCTCCTGCGCTCGCAGGACAGCTACACCCTTCCCATTCAGATCTTCTCGCTGGTTTCGGGCCGCTACACCGTGGAGTGGCATCATGTGATGGCCGCCACCTTCGCGGCGACGATCCCGGTCGCGATCGCCTTCGCATGGCTGCAGCGCTTTCTCGTGCGCGGCCTCGCGCTGGGAGCGGTCAAGTAG
- a CDS encoding carbohydrate ABC transporter permease yields the protein MTSKRVVAPYVLILPSFVLAALIVIWPVNELAQLASHSVNRFGQLRDFVGMANFRALLDDPNFIDALWRTGIWTIGVVGGAILCSVPVALVLNEDFYGRDLARVLVMLPWAVSLTMTAIVWRWALSGESGMLNSALMDFGIIDENIQWLAEARTAFPMQILIGILVTIPFTVTIILGGLASIPDDLYEAAALEGAGRWEQFRYITLPLIAPFLNIALVLNTIYVFNSFPIIWAMTQGGPANSTDILVTYLYKVGFRLGKLGEASAVSLVMFGILLVFTLIYVRLTASRGAKA from the coding sequence ATGACCTCGAAACGGGTGGTCGCGCCCTACGTTCTCATCCTTCCCAGTTTCGTCCTGGCGGCCCTCATCGTCATCTGGCCCGTCAACGAGCTGGCGCAGCTCGCAAGCCACAGCGTCAACCGCTTCGGCCAGCTGCGCGACTTCGTGGGCATGGCGAATTTCCGCGCGCTGCTCGACGATCCGAACTTCATCGACGCGCTCTGGCGAACCGGGATCTGGACGATCGGCGTGGTGGGAGGCGCCATCCTCTGTTCGGTGCCCGTCGCCCTGGTCCTGAACGAGGATTTCTACGGACGCGATCTCGCCCGCGTGCTCGTCATGCTGCCCTGGGCGGTTTCGCTCACCATGACGGCCATCGTCTGGCGCTGGGCCCTGTCGGGCGAGAGCGGCATGCTGAACTCGGCCCTCATGGATTTCGGCATCATCGACGAGAACATCCAATGGCTCGCGGAGGCGAGGACCGCCTTCCCGATGCAGATCCTCATCGGCATCCTCGTGACCATTCCGTTCACCGTCACGATCATCCTGGGCGGCCTCGCCTCGATCCCGGACGATCTTTACGAGGCCGCGGCCCTGGAGGGGGCAGGGCGCTGGGAGCAGTTTCGCTACATCACGCTGCCGCTCATAGCGCCGTTCCTGAACATCGCGCTCGTGCTGAACACGATCTATGTGTTCAACTCGTTCCCGATCATCTGGGCGATGACGCAGGGCGGCCCGGCGAACTCCACCGACATTCTCGTCACCTATCTCTACAAGGTCGGGTTCCGGCTTGGAAAACTCGGTGAGGCCTCCGCCGTTTCGCTGGTGATGTTCGGCATCCTGCTGGTCTTCACGCTGATCTATGTGCGGCTCACCGCGTCCAGGGGAGCGAAAGCATGA
- a CDS encoding sugar ABC transporter substrate-binding protein, with product MLAGVGAIALSATANAGTVRMTVAEYSAKTGPYFEQVAKDFEAANPGIKIQFEVVPWDNLLQKLTTDISANANADLSIIGTRWLVDFVEQGIAEPLDSYMTPEIKGRFIETFLTPSVMNGKTYGLPIAASARAMYYNKDLFAKAGLSEPPKTWAELETDAKKVSALGNGVYGFGLQGKEVETDVYFYYAMWSFGGEIVKDGKSGLDSKAAVDAASLYKRLIDEGATQPGVTSYAREDVQNLFKQGKIGMMMTAPFLANQIRAEAPNLKYGVAPIPKGPGGDQGTYGVTDSVIMFQNSKNKAEAFKFLDFLFQPKQRIKFTIDEGFLPVTKAEAEDKYFADNADLKVFTSLLPIARFAPVIAGWEEIADTTTSALQRIYLGQGQIEPTLKEAAAKANAVLKK from the coding sequence ATGCTCGCGGGCGTCGGGGCCATCGCTCTCTCGGCGACGGCGAATGCGGGAACGGTCCGGATGACGGTCGCGGAGTATTCGGCCAAGACCGGGCCTTATTTCGAGCAGGTGGCCAAGGACTTCGAGGCCGCCAATCCGGGCATCAAGATCCAGTTCGAAGTGGTGCCGTGGGACAACCTCCTTCAGAAGCTGACCACCGACATTTCGGCGAACGCCAATGCGGACCTGTCCATCATCGGAACCCGCTGGCTCGTCGACTTCGTCGAGCAGGGCATCGCGGAGCCGCTCGACAGCTACATGACGCCTGAGATCAAAGGGCGCTTCATCGAGACGTTCCTGACCCCGTCCGTGATGAACGGCAAGACCTACGGGCTGCCGATTGCCGCGTCCGCGCGCGCGATGTACTACAACAAGGACCTCTTTGCGAAGGCCGGCCTGTCCGAGCCGCCGAAGACCTGGGCGGAGCTGGAGACGGACGCCAAGAAGGTCTCGGCCCTCGGCAACGGGGTCTACGGCTTCGGTCTTCAGGGCAAGGAAGTCGAGACCGACGTCTATTTCTATTATGCCATGTGGTCCTTCGGCGGCGAGATCGTGAAGGACGGGAAGTCGGGGCTCGACTCGAAGGCCGCCGTCGACGCCGCGTCTCTCTACAAGCGCCTGATCGACGAAGGGGCGACGCAGCCGGGCGTGACGTCCTACGCGCGCGAGGACGTGCAGAACCTGTTCAAGCAGGGCAAGATCGGCATGATGATGACGGCTCCGTTCCTCGCGAACCAGATCCGCGCCGAGGCCCCGAACCTCAAATACGGCGTGGCTCCGATCCCGAAAGGGCCGGGCGGGGATCAGGGCACCTACGGCGTCACGGATTCCGTCATCATGTTCCAGAACTCCAAGAACAAGGCCGAGGCGTTCAAATTCCTCGACTTCCTGTTCCAGCCCAAGCAGCGGATCAAGTTCACGATCGACGAGGGCTTCCTGCCGGTGACGAAGGCTGAAGCCGAGGACAAGTACTTCGCCGACAACGCGGACCTGAAGGTCTTCACGAGCCTTCTGCCCATCGCGCGCTTCGCGCCCGTGATCGCAGGCTGGGAGGAGATCGCCGATACGACGACGTCGGCGCTGCAGCGGATCTATCTCGGCCAGGGACAGATCGAGCCGACCCTGAAGGAGGCCGCCGCCAAGGCGAACGCGGTTTTGAAGAAGTAG